Below is a genomic region from Methanosphaera sp. ISO3-F5.
TATATACATCTTCTTTTTTTTCTTTCTTCTCTTAATAATATATTTAGGGATAATAATTATTAATAATAGTTAATTTTTATAACATTACAGTCTTTGAATTCTTTAATAATTTATTTTTAGAGGCCTAACAAAATTTTGATACCTATTATTATTAATATTATTCCTCCGATTATCTGGAATTTATCACCAAATATGTTTCCTAATTTCTTACCAATATATATTCCAATTATACTGAATAAGAATGCTACAATACCAATTAAGAATGAAGGAAATAGTGGGTTGGTATTAATGAATGCAAATGTTAAACCTACTGCAAATGCATCAATACTTGTAGCAATTGCTAAAAGAGTTACTTCTTTAAAGCTGAATTTATCAGTAATTTCTTCTTCGTCATTACTTAAACTTTCTCGGATCATGTTTAAACCAATGATTAGAAGTAATATGAAACCAATAAGTGGTGCAATAAATGCTATGAATGAGCTGATTGTGCTTCCACAAAAATAGCCGAGTAGGGGCATTATTGCTTGGAATCCTCCAAAGAAAATACCATACCATAATATTTGAGTATTGGTTAATTCTTTTTGTGTAAATCCTTTAGTAATTGATACGCTAAAAGCATCCATAGCTAGGGCAACTGCGATTAAAAATACAGATATGAAATCCATTTTTTTTCACCTAAAAAAAATATTTAATATAATTCTAATTAATTATTTTTAATCTATG
It encodes:
- a CDS encoding manganese efflux pump MntP family protein, whose translation is MDFISVFLIAVALAMDAFSVSITKGFTQKELTNTQILWYGIFFGGFQAIMPLLGYFCGSTISSFIAFIAPLIGFILLLIIGLNMIRESLSNDEEEITDKFSFKEVTLLAIATSIDAFAVGLTFAFINTNPLFPSFLIGIVAFLFSIIGIYIGKKLGNIFGDKFQIIGGIILIIIGIKILLGL